One genomic window of Myxocyprinus asiaticus isolate MX2 ecotype Aquarium Trade chromosome 5, UBuf_Myxa_2, whole genome shotgun sequence includes the following:
- the thpo gene encoding thrombopoietin isoform X2: protein MDLSRVLVVVLSMVASELSHIHARPIDFVCDSEARRVMNKVDCSAVSSLPSSIQLPCIRIHKATWEMKSVHERRAEILLSLGTLAQDVRSARTLSQPSCVLTLLERLEHSVNNYLHVVKLLHNEGEQVRPQAKSCLGQDSKDLGLVLKHFGRLLTGKLEWLVVEMAKGC, encoded by the exons ATGGATTTAAGTA GGGTGCTGGTAGTAGTGTTGAGCATGGTTGCCTCTGAACTATCTCACATTCACgctagaccaattgactttgtgtGTGACAGCGAGGCCAGAAGAGTCATGAACAAG GTAGACTGCAGTGCTGTATCATCTCTACCCTCTTCTATTCAATTGCCATGCATCAGAATTCACAAAGCGACCTGGGAGATGAAATCA GTGCATGAGCGGAGAGCTGAGATCCTGCTGTCTTTGGGGACACTAGCGCAGGATGTGCGGTCTGCCAGGACACTCAGCCAACCTAGCTGTGTGCTCACTCTGCTGGAGCGCTTGGAACACAGTGTCAACAACTACCTGCATGTAGTGAAACTACTCCACAATGAG GGGGAGCAAGTAAGGCCTCAGGCAAAGAGCTGTCTAGGTCAGGACTCTAAGGATTTGGGTCTGGTGTTGAAGCACTTTGGGCGTCTGCTCACAGGCAAGCTGGAGTGGCTCGTAGTAGAGATGGCGAAGGGATGCTAG
- the thpo gene encoding thrombopoietin isoform X1 yields the protein MDLSRVLVVVLSMVASELSHIHARPIDFVCDSEARRVMNKVKDLEGEMVDCSAVSSLPSSIQLPCIRIHKATWEMKSVHERRAEILLSLGTLAQDVRSARTLSQPSCVLTLLERLEHSVNNYLHVVKLLHNEGEQVRPQAKSCLGQDSKDLGLVLKHFGRLLTGKLEWLVVEMAKGC from the exons ATGGATTTAAGTA GGGTGCTGGTAGTAGTGTTGAGCATGGTTGCCTCTGAACTATCTCACATTCACgctagaccaattgactttgtgtGTGACAGCGAGGCCAGAAGAGTCATGAACAAGGTGAAGGACTTAGAAGGGGAGATG GTAGACTGCAGTGCTGTATCATCTCTACCCTCTTCTATTCAATTGCCATGCATCAGAATTCACAAAGCGACCTGGGAGATGAAATCA GTGCATGAGCGGAGAGCTGAGATCCTGCTGTCTTTGGGGACACTAGCGCAGGATGTGCGGTCTGCCAGGACACTCAGCCAACCTAGCTGTGTGCTCACTCTGCTGGAGCGCTTGGAACACAGTGTCAACAACTACCTGCATGTAGTGAAACTACTCCACAATGAG GGGGAGCAAGTAAGGCCTCAGGCAAAGAGCTGTCTAGGTCAGGACTCTAAGGATTTGGGTCTGGTGTTGAAGCACTTTGGGCGTCTGCTCACAGGCAAGCTGGAGTGGCTCGTAGTAGAGATGGCGAAGGGATGCTAG